From the Candidatus Neomarinimicrobiota bacterium genome, the window TCCCGTCAGTGCTTACATGTACTGGAAGACTGATAAAAGAGACGTTACCTTTCAGAAAATCGCGCATGTCAACGGTTTTTCGGCTCCCGCTGATTCAGTTGTTTCTGTTTCGGGAGGATGGGGCTACGATAAAGAGACCAATCTCCTGTCTGTCATGGTGTTGGGACAAACTGAATCCGGTGCCGTCAGTTTTGACACTAAAGCATCAACGGTGCCCATTGGTGCTTTCATGTACTGGGAAAGCGGTGACCGGGGTTCCATCACTTTTGTGAAAACAGCCAGTGTTTTTGGTGCTGATGCCACCCCTGATTCCGTAGTTACATCCGCCGGCGGCTGGAACTGGGATATAGGTACCGGTGTCCTTTCCGCCACCATTATGGGTAAGCAGCTGTCAGGGCCTGTCACCTTTGAAACGGAAGGGCCGGTAGTCCCTGTCAACGGTTTTATGTACTGGAAGACGGATCAGGAAGGGAATTTGACCTTTAAAAAAGAATCAAATGTCAGTGGCTCCAGCACATCTATGAAACTTTCTTTGGACGCTACCAGTGGTTCACTGGATATACATCATGTTTCCTCCACAAGCAATATAACCGTAGAGATAGCTGACAGTTTGAGATCAAACTTTCGGGTAGAAGGCCTTTTTATTCCCAGTAGCAATAAAACCAGTGGGCTTATTTCGGCAAAATTCCAGGACCTTTTTGTGAAGATTCCCATAACTATCGTTAACCGCTAACTCGTTGTGAAAAAGTTTCTCAAAACTCTTACTCTTCTTATGATACTCCCGCTGGCGCTGGTGGGACAATCGATGCGGGATTTGGAATACCAAGTTATAAAGCTCAGTTATGTTGAAGTGGATAGGGCCCTGGCCATTCTTAAGACAGTGGGCTATACGGTGGTTGAATTTAAAGGCGGCAAAGGCGAGCTGGCGGGAGAATACAGTTTTACTCCAGTTATTAGCCCTACACTTAATATCAAGGAATTGCCCAGGAAAGATAAAGATATACTCCCCATCATCATCAAGGTGCCAGACACCGAGACCGTCAGTCTGCTTACACAGGAAAAAGGGAAATCGGCCAAAGGTAAAAAAGCGGAATTGGGCCTTGATCTCGCCGGAATCCCCATGCTAGGGGCTACCGCCGGCGCCCCTCAGCAGCAGATCCTCGTCGGCTATAATCCCGACGATTTTGAGCCGGTGGCGAAACTTCTCAATCTGCTGAATAATAAAATTGACATCCCCGCGGCACAGATCCAGATCGAAGCGTTGGTCATCGAAATTGACTCCGATAGACTGGACGCACTGGGAGTCGATTTCGGTGGTGCTCAGGGAGGCTTAACGGGCCAGTTTCCGCCGCCCAATCCAAGTACCGGGGCGTTTAATCCTTTCTCGATAGTGTTCGATAGGACAATCCTCGGCACAGCTACAGATTTCAACACTCAGCTCCAGGCCCTTATCAGCATCGGCACCGCCGAAATTCTATCTCGGCCCTCCGTGCTGGTACTGGACGGTCGACAGGCGAGGATTCAGGTGGGCCAGCAGATCCCCATCGTAAAGACCACCAGCACGCAGACAGCAGTTTCAAAATCTGTTGATTACATCCCGGTGGGTATTGTCCTCAACCTCAGGCCACGGGTGAGCGCGGATCTGACTCGGATCACTATCCAGATCGAGACCATCATCACCGAGACGGAAGAGCGTCTCGGCGCGCTGGCCGCCACTTCGGGTGTTCAGGAGGCGCCTCTCATCAACAACCGCAAAGTGCAGTCGTTTGTCCGTGTGACTAACAACACGCCCTTCATCGTGGGCGGACTCATCTCCAAAAAAGAGACCGAGCTGATATCTGGCGTTCCCATTCTCTCTTCCATTCCGTTCTTTGGGAAGCTCTTCCAAAGCTCCACCATAGAGACCAAGCGTAAAGAGGTCATCGTCGTTATTACACCACACGTTATTACCGAACTGGGCAGCAACTTCAGCCGCGTTATCCCCTTGGACTCAGACATATTCAACATTACCGGCAATCTACTCTTCCAGAACAACTACCGTGTTAAAAACGCCGACATTTACGACCTCAGTTTCATCTATGAAAGCCCTGTTTTCATGAAAATGCTTGAGGATGTGGCCACCGCCGCTGAAATAGACAAGACGCTGGCAATGACACAGCCGTTCAAGGGACTTCTCGAGGGGGAAATTCCCGGCGAGGCGATCCTCGTGAGGAGGATGATTTATGAAATCATCAGAAATCATAAATACTACGAGTCTATTGACCCTAAGAAGGTGATCTTCTTCATGCAGTCCCAAGATGACCCCGCCGGTTTCGATGTGAAGGGCCTTGCGGGATATATCAAGGATATTGCAAAAAACAATGCATTAAGGCTGAGTTATTCAGTCCATGAAAAAGCCTCAGCGTCGAAACCGTTCGTGCAGCCTACGGCCGACTTGGAATACATTCCTGCCAGCCGTGGATTCAACTACAAAAGCGAGCTGGAAAAGACAAACATCTATGGTGCCACATCAGAGGAGGACGTCTTTACTATCATAGTGAAAGATGCCAGTCATGAGCGGCGTCTCTATGAAGTGCTCATCATGAAGAAGTTATTGGATATCAATCCTGATCTCAAACTTACTCTCAACTATTTCAAGCCTGGCATCGACATCCTCTTCCCGGCGCCGGAAATCCTAGAGAAAAATACCCACGTGGTATCCAGGGACGTGGCACGATATTTCTATGAAGTAAACAACTATTACGGTGTGTTCGAGAAAGAATTCAACCGAGAAACCGCCGCAGTAGGCCGTTTGCTTGAAAATCGGTAATTCGCGAAAAAAAAGGAAAAATGTGACACAAATCATTGATTTTGACAGATGAAAAGGTTATCTTGCTTTCAAGCTCGAGGTAATTGTACCTCTACCATTAACATTAAGAAGGGGAAAATCATGAAAATGATAAAACCGATAATGGCGTTTATGTTTGTTTTTGCTCTCATCCTGCCTGTACAGGTTTTTGGGCAGGACCCGCCCCGTTGTGAGTTTCACCAGGTGGATTTTAATTCACAAGAAGAAGCAGATGCGCATTTTGATCCAGCGCTGAATCCTGTATGTCACGATTGCGGTATGACCTTTGGTGGCGAGCAGGAATTAGTGGCCCATGAGATGGCTGAGCATCCGCCCCGTTGTGATGAGCACGATATTACTTTTGCCTCACACGAAGATGCGGATCAGCACTTTGCTGATGAGCATCCACCAGTTTGTCCCGTATGCGGTGAGAGTTTTGGTAACTGGGATGAAGTAAATGCCCATGAGATGGCTGAGCATCCGCCCCGTTGTGATNNNNNNNNNNTAACTGGGATGAAGTAAATGCCCATGAGATGGCTGAGCATCCGCCCCGTTGTGATGAGCACGATATTACTTTTGCCTCACACGAAGATGCGGATCAGCACTTTGCTGATGAGCATCCACCAGTTTGTCCCGTATGCGGTGAGAGTTTTGGTAACTGGGATGAAGTAAATGCCCATGAGATGGCTGAGCATCCGCCCCGTTGTGATCAGCACGATATTACTTTCGACTCACACGAAGCTGCTGATGCGCATTTTGATACAGTGGAGCATGACATGGGTCCCCCCATGGGTCCTCCCTTCTTCTCTGCTGTTGGAGACGGTGATGACTGCATCAACATCGATGAAGCCTTTGGATTCTTCGGCCAAGGTGAGTCCATAGAGGAATTCGCCAATGGTGATGAAGAAGACCCCGGTTTCAATGATATTGCTGAGAGTGACGAAAATGACAGTGTATGCGGTGATGAGGAAGTGAACCGCAAGGAGTTCTTCAAAGCGACCTATAGGGAATTCAATAAAATGAATGATGAGCAGGATATGGGCATGGGACAAGCGACCATGGCCAACTGCGCTGCATGGTGTGCCGGCATCGATACATATAAATACAGGATTACTGAGGATACAAAGTCTGACCCGATGGCACGGTATGAAGAATCCAGCTGTATGTGCTCACCTGGCTTTGTTTATCCCGATAACTAACGGCACCAAGCCACTCTAACTAAGTAAGGTAAAACCCCCGCTTCGGCGGGGGTTTTTATTTATTAAAGATTCGGGCTGTCCAGTTGGGATTTAACTATCCGGTGCTTCCCGTGGTCAAATCTTTTGGAACATTATCATTAACATA encodes:
- a CDS encoding type II and III secretion system protein translates to MKKFLKTLTLLMILPLALVGQSMRDLEYQVIKLSYVEVDRALAILKTVGYTVVEFKGGKGELAGEYSFTPVISPTLNIKELPRKDKDILPIIIKVPDTETVSLLTQEKGKSAKGKKAELGLDLAGIPMLGATAGAPQQQILVGYNPDDFEPVAKLLNLLNNKIDIPAAQIQIEALVIEIDSDRLDALGVDFGGAQGGLTGQFPPPNPSTGAFNPFSIVFDRTILGTATDFNTQLQALISIGTAEILSRPSVLVLDGRQARIQVGQQIPIVKTTSTQTAVSKSVDYIPVGIVLNLRPRVSADLTRITIQIETIITETEERLGALAATSGVQEAPLINNRKVQSFVRVTNNTPFIVGGLISKKETELISGVPILSSIPFFGKLFQSSTIETKRKEVIVVITPHVITELGSNFSRVIPLDSDIFNITGNLLFQNNYRVKNADIYDLSFIYESPVFMKMLEDVATAAEIDKTLAMTQPFKGLLEGEIPGEAILVRRMIYEIIRNHKYYESIDPKKVIFFMQSQDDPAGFDVKGLAGYIKDIAKNNALRLSYSVHEKASASKPFVQPTADLEYIPASRGFNYKSELEKTNIYGATSEEDVFTIIVKDASHERRLYEVLIMKKLLDINPDLKLTLNYFKPGIDILFPAPEILEKNTHVVSRDVARYFYEVNNYYGVFEKEFNRETAAVGRLLENR